Below is a genomic region from Persicimonas caeni.
CCGTTTGGCCCTGAGCCGCGCGTTTCCACAATGGAAATGTGGCAAAAATGTTGCTATGTAACTCGGCGTAAACAAGAAATGAGCCACTTTTGCTGAGGAAGTAGCGAATGAAGTACCGAAGTCTCTTTGTGATGCTGATCTGCTCGATGGCCCTGGTCGCCTGTGGCGACGACTCCGATGACGCCAACAACACCGCCAACAACACCCAGGCCGACGCCGGCACCGATGCCATGGGTGAAGACGCCGGGGAGGAGGACGTCTCCACCATCGGCGACGTCTCCCAGCAAAACGGTCTCGAAGACCACCGCTGCGGCGACGCCCCCATCGCCGACTGGCCGCTCAACGAAGCCGTGTCGACCGAGTCGATCACCTCCACGAACGCCGACGGTGTGACCACCCTCGTCATCGAGGCGGCCGCCGGCGGCTCGCAGGCCTCCGCCGACAACCCGTTCATCTATCTGGACCTGTCCACCGGTGAGAAGGTCGAGGTGAACGACGTCGAGGCGTACTCGAATACCGACTGGGACCTGGCCTTCAAACGCTACATCATCCGCTCCAACGGCGCCGACTCCGGCCCGGGCGACGTCTCGATCTCCAAGATGACCGGCACGACCTTCGCCGACGTCACCGAGGCGCCCACCGACGAAAACGCTTGGGAGCAAGACGTCTCCTACGAAGACGACTGCACCCCCATCACCGACCCCATCGGCACGCTGGTCACCGCGTTCAACTACGTCAATCCGGGCAAGAGCTCTGGCTCGTGGTACGAGTACCCGGGGATTTCGCCCACCGACGGTGAGATCTACTTCGTCGACGTCCCGGAGGAGAGCAAGACCTACAAGCTCGAGATCGAGAGCTGGGAGAGCGGCACGTACACCATCCACGTCGCCGAGCTCTAAGCAAAGCGTCACGATTTCGGCATAGGCTAACGGTCTTCCCGTGATCGTGATCGTGATCGTGATCGGTTGTTTGCCCGCTCAGGGAACCCACAGCCGATCACGACCACGATCACGACGACGAACACGGGGATGTCCGACCGCGGTTATTTGGAGCGCCCCGATGAAACTCGCCCCCACCTCGTACGTCCTCTCCGCCCTCATCCTCGCCGTCGGCCTCACCGGCTGCGGCGAGGTCGACGACTCCGCCCACTCGGGCGAGAATAACGGCCGCGTCCACGTCGAAACCCGCACCGCCCAACAGGAGCTGCGCCCGACGAACTCCTCCGATCCCTTCGGTTACGAAGGCGCCGAGGCGCAGTCGATTGTCAGCCCGGGCGGCGACTACCGAGTGTGGTGGACCGACGAGGGCGAGCACGCGGTGCCCGGCGCCGACGTCGACGGGAGCGGGGTGCCCGATTATGTCGAGATGGTCGCCGAGGTGGCCGACGAGGTCGCCCAGAAGCTGCACGACAACGGCTGGAAGATCGCGATGAACGACGACGCAGGCGGCGCCGGCGAGCCGCCGGGCGGCGACGGGCTCTTCGATATCTACCTGGTCGACTTCTCGGCCGGCGACGGCCACTACAGCCGCGATTGGTGCACCACCAACGAGCACGGCGTGCAGCAATGCGCCGGCCACTTTCGCCTCGAAAACGACTTCGCCGGGCTCAACTACCCGTCGCCGGAGTACGCCGCTCGCCTCGTGCTCAGCCACGAGTATTTCCACGCGGTCCAAAACGCCTACACCTCCGACTTGCCCCAATGGTTCAGCGAGGGCTCGGCGACCTGGTTCGAGGAGTATTTCGACCCCTCCCAGGACGACTTCGAGCGGCTGACTTCGCTCTACTTCGACGAGCACGACCGCACGCTCAACGACCGCGGGCGCGGCCCGTCGGACGCCTTCGCCTACGGCGCGTCCATCTTCGTGTACTTTCTCGAGTTGCATATCGGCGCCGACGGCGTGCGCGCGGTCTTCGAGCGCCTGGCCACCGGCGAGGAGCTCTTGGCGGCCATCGAGGCCGAGGTCGCCGACACGCTGGGCTCCCTGCAGGAAACCTTCGACTTGTTTGCGACCTACAACCTGTTCACCGGCACCTACTGGGTGAGCGACAACGGCTATCCCGACGCCGAGCGCTTCATGGGCGTCGAGGTCGAGTCGCAGGTTGTCGACGGGGCCTTCAACTGGAACCTCGACGCCGACCCGTGGGCGGCGCGCTACATTAAGCTGACCTTCGACGAGGCGATCACGCTTCAGAAAACCCCGCTCGACGACTTCGTGGGCATGCCCGAGTTCATCGCCGTGCGCCACGCCGAGTACACCGCCGACGGCACCATGCACGTCGTGGGCAGCGACGAGGCCACGCGCTTCGGCCCCGAGATGTCCCCGCTCTTCGTCGTCATCTCCAACGGCCACACCGACGATGTGCGCGCCGCCGCACTGCAGGTGCGCCTCGCCGGCCCCGACGACTCCGGCCAAGGCGACGAGATCATCGTCGAGCGCAACGACGACAACGCCGAAGAGGGCGGCTGCTCGACCACGCCGGGCGGCGTGCCGGCGGCGGGTCTGGTGTGGTTTTTGTTCGTGGCGGTCGCCTTCAGGAGGAGCGGCGCCGGCTATTAGGGGCGCCTGAACTGCGGCGCAAACTACAATTTGAGGGTCGTGACAATGCGGCTCATGTGGTGATTGAAACGACCCTCAAATTGTAGTTTGTCCGCTCAAATAGCCGCATGATTTGCCCACAACCCCCAATCGCCCCACATTCATAGCTGCGGGTTGTCGCAGTTATGATTCAGTCAGGGGCGTACGATGAACTACTGGTTATTCGTTGGGGGCGCGCTTATCGTGTTGTTCATTTTCATGGACGCCCTGTGGACCACCCTGTGGTCCGAGGGCGGCGCGGGACCGCTGACCGACCGGATCAGCACGATCATCTGGAAAGGCTTCAAGAAGGTCGCCGGCGCCGGCGGCAGCATGAACCACTTCTTACTCAGCCTGGCCGGGCCGGTGGTTTTGGTCGTCACGGTGGTCACCTGGCTGCTGCTGATGTGGACGGGCATGGTAATGATGTTCGGCGCCCACCCCGACGCAGTCGTGGTCGCCCTGACCAAAAACCCCGGCGATCTGACCGACCGCATCTGGTTCGTGCTCTTCACCACCACCACCGTGGGCAACGGCGGATTCGCACCCAATACCGACTTCTTCCAAGTGCTGGCCGGATTCATCGGCGCCAGCGGTATGGCGATGATGACCCTGGCGATCACCTACTCGTTCCAGGTATTGAGCGCGGTGGTCAACAAGCGCACCTTCGCCAGCCAGGTGCTGAGCCTCGGTGAGACCACCTCCGAGCTGGTGCGCGCCCTGCAGCACGCCCCGCCGTCGAGCATCGCTACCCAACTGTCGTCGATGGGCGAGCGCCTGGGCTCGATCACCGAGCAGCACAAGGCGTACCCGGTTTTGCACTACTTCCACCCCTCCGACCGCCACCGCTCGACCGCATGCGCCGTAGCCGCCATCGACGAGGCGCTGCGCATCTACTGCACGGGATTGTCCGACGACGACATCGTCGTCGATACTTCCGTCTTCCAGCCCCTGCGCCGCACCATCGGCACCTTCCTCGAGGAGCTGCGCGAGAGCTACCTGGTCGGCACCGAGGAGAGTCCTCCCAGAGCCGATATCGGCGAGATGCGCCAGCAGGGTGCGGACATCTCACACCCGCAACGCGTCCACGAGGCGGCCGAAGAGGAAGACGAACGGCGTAAGCTGCTCGAAGGGCTGGTCAGCTACGACGGCTGGCAGTGGGACGACGTGGTCCAGCGGACTTGAGGCGCGCCCCGGATGCTACGCCGGCGGCAAGCCCGGCACCGTGTCGATCACTCCGAAGCTCTCCAGGCTGATCCACACGACGAACACCAGATAGATGAACAGCAAGAACCACGCCTCGCGTCGGCTCAGAAGCATGTGAGTGCGCATCATCAAGAAGAGCGCCAGGGTCGCCACCGTCAGCACGGCCATCATGGGCGCGGCGATGCTGAAGTTGACCGTGGCCACCCCGGCGATGAGGACGCCGACGGGGATGCACACCAAGAGGTCGAAGATATTGCTGCCCAGCACGTTCGCCAGGCTGGTGGTCGCCTTGCCGGCGCGCGCCGTCTTGATGCTCACGAAGGCGTCGGGGATGCTCGTGCCCGCGGCGACGACCGTGATACCCCATAGGAAGCTCGGCGTGCCGAGTACCTCGCCGAAGGTCAGCGCCGACTGCACCAGGCCCTCGACGCCCGCCAAGATGATCGCCAGGCTCGCCAGCAGCAGCATCCACTGCTTGCCCACCTTGATGTCGGCGTCCTCGACCTCGGGTTCGTAGTCCATCGTGTCCTGCCATTGGACGAACACGTACAGCACGTACATGGCGATCGGCA
It encodes:
- a CDS encoding HmuY family protein; this encodes MKYRSLFVMLICSMALVACGDDSDDANNTANNTQADAGTDAMGEDAGEEDVSTIGDVSQQNGLEDHRCGDAPIADWPLNEAVSTESITSTNADGVTTLVIEAAAGGSQASADNPFIYLDLSTGEKVEVNDVEAYSNTDWDLAFKRYIIRSNGADSGPGDVSISKMTGTTFADVTEAPTDENAWEQDVSYEDDCTPITDPIGTLVTAFNYVNPGKSSGSWYEYPGISPTDGEIYFVDVPEESKTYKLEIESWESGTYTIHVAEL
- a CDS encoding MXAN_6640 family putative metalloprotease, with the protein product MKLAPTSYVLSALILAVGLTGCGEVDDSAHSGENNGRVHVETRTAQQELRPTNSSDPFGYEGAEAQSIVSPGGDYRVWWTDEGEHAVPGADVDGSGVPDYVEMVAEVADEVAQKLHDNGWKIAMNDDAGGAGEPPGGDGLFDIYLVDFSAGDGHYSRDWCTTNEHGVQQCAGHFRLENDFAGLNYPSPEYAARLVLSHEYFHAVQNAYTSDLPQWFSEGSATWFEEYFDPSQDDFERLTSLYFDEHDRTLNDRGRGPSDAFAYGASIFVYFLELHIGADGVRAVFERLATGEELLAAIEAEVADTLGSLQETFDLFATYNLFTGTYWVSDNGYPDAERFMGVEVESQVVDGAFNWNLDADPWAARYIKLTFDEAITLQKTPLDDFVGMPEFIAVRHAEYTADGTMHVVGSDEATRFGPEMSPLFVVISNGHTDDVRAAALQVRLAGPDDSGQGDEIIVERNDDNAEEGGCSTTPGGVPAAGLVWFLFVAVAFRRSGAGY
- a CDS encoding potassium channel family protein, whose translation is MNYWLFVGGALIVLFIFMDALWTTLWSEGGAGPLTDRISTIIWKGFKKVAGAGGSMNHFLLSLAGPVVLVVTVVTWLLLMWTGMVMMFGAHPDAVVVALTKNPGDLTDRIWFVLFTTTTVGNGGFAPNTDFFQVLAGFIGASGMAMMTLAITYSFQVLSAVVNKRTFASQVLSLGETTSELVRALQHAPPSSIATQLSSMGERLGSITEQHKAYPVLHYFHPSDRHRSTACAVAAIDEALRIYCTGLSDDDIVVDTSVFQPLRRTIGTFLEELRESYLVGTEESPPRADIGEMRQQGADISHPQRVHEAAEEEDERRKLLEGLVSYDGWQWDDVVQRT
- a CDS encoding sodium:calcium antiporter, producing MVTILIYSLVAIVSTGVIWKGSEMLESSSEKLAIHYQLPDIVTGAIVVAVGSSFPELATTVISTLVHGEFELGVSAIVGSALFNILVIPGLAGLYGKGELTSNRDLVYKEAQFYMLSVAVLLITFSFAAIYAPVENGDGAILGEMNRVLVALPIAMYVLYVFVQWQDTMDYEPEVEDADIKVGKQWMLLLASLAIILAGVEGLVQSALTFGEVLGTPSFLWGITVVAAGTSIPDAFVSIKTARAGKATTSLANVLGSNIFDLLVCIPVGVLIAGVATVNFSIAAPMMAVLTVATLALFLMMRTHMLLSRREAWFLLFIYLVFVVWISLESFGVIDTVPGLPPA